Proteins from one Leptospira fletcheri genomic window:
- a CDS encoding ABC1 kinase family protein yields MSKSSSTQNGSNLPKYSASGRYYRGSWFLWKKIFSLFWYYRFGRFLFPSYRTGEKETEFFRNLGEECREFFLKMGGVYVKLGQYLASLSHLFPESFTDPLQDLQDRVPPHPFAEIKERFRKEFGKDIAEVFPDISEAPLASASIAQVHSASYKGEKVAVKILYPGIEEIITKDLKAIRTFLKRVNRLLVSFDYKIVHKEIAKLVGRETDLRLEAESMERMSRYFSEEPDYVFPKIHKEWSGKSVLTAQFIDGIRITQVASLKKGQAKSRPVDLLIRAYILMVFEFRFYHADPHPGNMIYTSDEKLCFIDFGAVGEIPPSQALVLRRIFLCAMSKDYGGVVEGLDELGLLSRKADRDKVEEVVRYSLEKLSKFLSDTDSFRNLKFEQIHTPEDLKFLKEINSSLRGLLKMVQLPVTLIPLERVLGLLVGITATLDPYRTVLDYGEKPFKNLVLQGENNWQKVLVQEGGIWGQAVSLPGELLQTVKNLNRGKQAYRLPDLEAHSKRMYSLGHQAIATAAILFGIHYGTERMDRGDEFSAMIGYGSSVFFGILLALSLLKNKFSSKRNRQ; encoded by the coding sequence ATGTCTAAGTCTTCCTCCACTCAAAACGGTTCCAATCTTCCGAAATACTCCGCGAGCGGAAGGTATTATAGAGGAAGTTGGTTTTTATGGAAAAAGATCTTCTCCCTTTTTTGGTACTATCGCTTCGGACGTTTTTTATTTCCTTCCTATAGAACGGGAGAAAAGGAAACGGAATTTTTTCGGAACCTAGGAGAGGAGTGCCGTGAATTCTTCCTGAAAATGGGAGGAGTATATGTAAAGTTAGGGCAATATCTCGCTAGTCTTTCCCATCTTTTCCCGGAGAGTTTTACCGACCCCCTGCAGGATCTCCAGGATCGGGTTCCGCCCCATCCGTTCGCTGAAATTAAGGAACGATTCAGAAAGGAATTCGGAAAGGATATTGCTGAGGTTTTTCCGGATATTTCCGAAGCGCCTCTCGCCTCCGCTTCGATCGCCCAAGTACATTCGGCGAGCTATAAAGGGGAAAAGGTAGCCGTTAAGATCCTTTATCCGGGGATAGAGGAGATCATCACCAAGGATCTGAAGGCGATCCGAACGTTTTTAAAAAGAGTGAATCGCCTGTTGGTCTCCTTCGATTACAAAATCGTACATAAGGAAATCGCGAAATTAGTCGGACGGGAAACGGATTTGCGTTTGGAAGCCGAGTCCATGGAGAGAATGTCCCGTTATTTTTCGGAGGAACCGGATTACGTATTTCCCAAGATCCATAAGGAATGGAGCGGTAAGAGCGTTTTGACTGCGCAATTCATAGATGGGATCCGGATCACTCAAGTTGCTTCCTTGAAAAAAGGACAGGCCAAATCCAGGCCGGTGGACCTTTTGATACGAGCCTATATTCTTATGGTGTTCGAATTCCGTTTTTATCATGCGGATCCTCATCCGGGAAACATGATTTATACCTCGGATGAAAAACTATGCTTCATCGATTTCGGTGCGGTGGGAGAAATTCCTCCCAGCCAAGCGCTCGTGCTACGCAGAATTTTTCTTTGCGCCATGTCCAAGGATTATGGAGGAGTGGTGGAAGGGCTCGACGAATTGGGCCTTCTTTCTCGCAAAGCCGACAGGGATAAGGTGGAGGAAGTCGTCCGATATTCTTTGGAGAAATTATCCAAATTCCTTTCGGACACGGATTCTTTCCGGAACCTGAAGTTCGAGCAGATTCATACCCCCGAGGATTTGAAATTTCTAAAGGAGATCAATTCCAGTTTAAGGGGTCTGTTGAAGATGGTCCAGTTGCCCGTGACTTTGATTCCTTTGGAAAGGGTGTTGGGTCTTTTGGTCGGAATCACTGCCACTCTGGATCCGTACCGCACCGTTCTGGACTACGGAGAAAAACCTTTTAAGAATCTTGTCCTGCAAGGTGAGAACAATTGGCAGAAGGTTCTCGTTCAGGAAGGGGGCATTTGGGGACAGGCAGTTTCTCTTCCCGGCGAACTTCTACAAACCGTAAAGAATCTGAATCGGGGGAAGCAGGCCTATCGACTTCCTGACCTGGAAGCGCATAGCAAAAGAATGTATTCTCTGGGCCACCAAGCCATCGCCACCGCCGCGATCCTATTCGGAATCCATTATGGAACGGAGAGGATGGATCGAGGGGACGAGTTCTCCGCGATGATCGGTTACGGTAGCTCCGTTTTCTTCGGAATCCTCCTTGCCCTTTCGCTCCTGAAAAATAAATTCAGCTCAAAAAGGAACCGTCAGTGA
- a CDS encoding UDP-N-acetylmuramoyl-tripeptide--D-alanyl-D-alanine ligase: MRADFRYDPETVRRVLSSPSSFSFVPEPEILSITTASGSCEKGSLFVPLLGNRDGHDFIADALDSGASYFLCKQDHPILQKLAESDRQKAILVKEPLVALGKLAAYHRSRFNPVLIAVTGSSGKTTTKEILSSCLSPLGEALVVTEKNYNNEIGVPFTLFRIGPKTRFVICEMGMNTKGEIARLSKMARPELAVVTTIGTAHIEYLGSQKGIAKAKAEILEGMPKSGILYYPKTEEYKRTLSKKAARYGVKCRFVDRFRELNIQETLREGFRLEISGRTVDWNLPGIKLLENLSLCVSALKELKVPSEWILDGLKNFKAGDKRLDLQEGNYRILNDTYNANRESMLSSLSACSQLANGEGFYAVLGDMKEVGSFSKKFHTEIGKFAASLSNCKGVFTYGKDSAYLSEGFRKKADASKKTAAFPGDEEGLKALLETIRREVPQGSYLLVKASRGMKLERAVEALNSTS, encoded by the coding sequence ATGCGAGCCGATTTCAGATACGACCCGGAGACTGTCCGTAGGGTTCTTTCTTCCCCTTCTTCTTTTTCCTTTGTTCCAGAACCGGAGATCCTTTCCATTACCACCGCGTCCGGATCATGCGAGAAGGGATCCCTATTCGTTCCTCTCCTCGGCAATCGAGACGGACACGACTTCATAGCCGATGCCCTGGACTCCGGCGCCTCCTACTTTTTGTGCAAGCAAGACCACCCCATCCTGCAAAAACTCGCGGAATCCGACCGACAAAAAGCGATCCTCGTCAAGGAACCCTTGGTTGCTTTGGGAAAACTCGCGGCTTATCATCGCTCCAGATTTAATCCCGTGCTGATCGCCGTTACCGGATCCAGCGGAAAGACGACCACGAAGGAAATTTTAAGTTCCTGCCTGTCCCCTCTAGGAGAAGCGTTAGTCGTAACCGAGAAAAATTACAATAATGAAATCGGAGTTCCGTTCACTTTATTCCGAATAGGACCGAAGACGAGGTTCGTAATATGCGAAATGGGAATGAATACGAAGGGGGAAATCGCCAGGCTATCGAAGATGGCAAGACCTGAGTTGGCCGTAGTGACTACGATCGGAACGGCCCACATAGAATATCTAGGTTCCCAAAAAGGAATCGCCAAGGCCAAAGCAGAGATCCTGGAAGGAATGCCCAAGTCCGGAATTTTATATTATCCTAAAACGGAAGAATATAAGAGGACCTTAAGCAAGAAAGCGGCAAGATACGGAGTCAAATGCAGGTTCGTAGACAGATTCCGAGAATTGAATATTCAGGAAACATTAAGAGAAGGATTCAGATTGGAAATTTCGGGAAGGACGGTGGACTGGAATTTGCCCGGAATCAAATTGCTGGAGAACCTTTCCCTTTGCGTTTCCGCATTAAAAGAATTGAAAGTTCCTTCGGAATGGATCTTGGACGGTTTGAAAAACTTCAAGGCGGGCGACAAAAGACTGGATTTGCAGGAAGGAAATTATCGGATTCTAAACGACACTTACAACGCAAATCGGGAATCCATGCTTTCTTCTTTGAGCGCCTGCTCCCAATTGGCGAACGGAGAAGGATTTTATGCCGTTTTGGGGGATATGAAGGAAGTAGGATCCTTCTCCAAAAAATTCCACACCGAAATCGGAAAATTTGCGGCGAGTCTTTCCAACTGCAAAGGAGTCTTCACTTACGGGAAGGACTCCGCATATCTCTCGGAAGGTTTTCGGAAAAAAGCGGACGCTTCGAAAAAGACGGCTGCGTTTCCGGGAGACGAGGAAGGCCTCAAGGCGCTTTTGGAAACGATCCGGCGGGAGGTCCCGCAAGGATCTTATTTATTAGTCAAAGCCTCTCGCGGAATGAAATTAGAAAGAGCGGTAGAAGCGCTAAATTCGACCTCTTGA
- a CDS encoding Gfo/Idh/MocA family protein — MPKVKTVLIGLGRIASSLETDPLRQKPCTHAGVLFSSWGKKNFELIGCVDPNEEKRNSFLRQWEVPSRLAFSDWETFFSRGKIPDLVVVATPTESHFFDSVVSIRSGVKNLLVEKPVCETFLQAKSLDRLARKNGTRIWVNHERRYHPKYAWTKEVLDSEKYGAVRTIRASVLTSSAAPGRAWKGRTGPLFHDGTHAVDLIYWYLGKPDRVRSGIRRRKGIPAEDRAVALLEYGSGPVVFLEAGGSRKYFQFEMDIMTESARIILSNDGFRMFESKPSSKYKGFNSLTEVSFPEKSSLGSNPFENLYAEIRSVLSNKSERITGSLRENLGIMELLDRIKTKADVRTISEPE; from the coding sequence ATGCCGAAGGTGAAGACGGTTTTGATCGGACTGGGAAGGATCGCGAGTTCCCTCGAAACGGATCCTCTGAGGCAGAAGCCGTGCACTCATGCAGGCGTTCTTTTCAGTTCTTGGGGAAAGAAAAACTTCGAACTGATCGGCTGCGTCGACCCGAACGAGGAAAAAAGAAATTCCTTCCTGCGCCAATGGGAAGTACCTTCTCGCCTGGCGTTTTCCGATTGGGAGACCTTCTTTTCCCGAGGCAAGATTCCGGATCTGGTCGTCGTTGCGACTCCTACTGAATCCCATTTTTTCGATTCCGTCGTCTCGATTCGTTCGGGTGTAAAGAACCTTCTGGTGGAAAAGCCGGTCTGCGAAACGTTTTTACAGGCTAAGTCGTTGGACCGGCTGGCTCGAAAAAACGGGACGAGAATCTGGGTGAATCATGAACGAAGATACCATCCGAAATACGCCTGGACAAAAGAGGTTTTGGACTCCGAAAAATACGGCGCAGTCAGGACGATCCGAGCGTCTGTACTGACTTCCTCCGCAGCGCCGGGCCGGGCTTGGAAAGGGAGGACGGGACCGCTGTTCCATGACGGAACTCATGCGGTGGATTTGATTTACTGGTATCTGGGAAAACCGGATCGAGTTCGCTCCGGAATTCGCAGGAGAAAGGGGATCCCGGCGGAAGACAGAGCTGTCGCTCTTCTCGAATACGGATCGGGACCTGTGGTTTTTTTGGAGGCTGGCGGGAGCAGGAAGTACTTTCAGTTCGAAATGGATATTATGACGGAATCGGCCAGGATCATTCTCTCCAACGACGGGTTCCGGATGTTCGAATCCAAGCCTTCCTCGAAATACAAAGGATTTAATAGTTTGACGGAAGTCTCGTTTCCCGAAAAATCTTCCCTCGGATCGAATCCCTTCGAGAATCTCTATGCGGAAATCCGATCCGTTCTTTCGAATAAATCGGAACGCATTACTGGGAGCCTTCGGGAAAATCTGGGAATCATGGAACTCCTGGATCGGATCAAAACCAAGGCGGATGTTAGAACGATTTCCGAGCCCGAATAG
- the murC gene encoding UDP-N-acetylmuramate--L-alanine ligase codes for MSEIEFSGLELPFSKPFFLGIGGSGMSSLAHILIDLGMPVAGYDGKKSSTTAELEKKGAKIYGRHDEIPASFDAAIYSSAVKIGAHPVANIFEKRNIPFYHRSRVLHDCFSHRIGIAVAGSHGKTTTAAMTSFLLDAVGMDPSVMVGGEVAFLGGKGGRFGSGEFAVFESDESDGTFLNHDAPIRILTNIDDDHLDYFKTRENLLAAFGEFVRKGSRRVILNLDDPGIRECLHSVDTRERIFGFTEILPDGWSKSMQSAASDSSVPYKLESGTLTFLYRAEEISFRSKFPGAHYLRNSLAAVMAGIEAGIPAKRGAEVVSGYSGVKRRLEFMGSKSGVDVYDDYGHHPTEVRAVLASMREMSATGGKTIVLFQPHRYTRTENLYKEFAESLDTGDLVYLLPIYSAGEDPISGVGSELIAKSMKKKVQILSEDVQAGCKELSLCLEKGDKLLTLGAGNVRDWGLQFLSYSKADSGISPV; via the coding sequence ATGTCCGAAATCGAATTTTCCGGACTCGAGCTTCCTTTTTCCAAACCTTTTTTTCTGGGCATAGGCGGCTCCGGCATGTCCAGCCTCGCGCATATACTCATCGATCTAGGAATGCCCGTTGCCGGATACGACGGGAAGAAGAGTTCGACGACGGCGGAGTTGGAAAAGAAAGGCGCGAAGATTTACGGTCGACATGACGAAATTCCCGCATCCTTCGACGCCGCGATCTATTCCTCAGCGGTAAAGATCGGAGCCCATCCGGTGGCGAATATTTTCGAAAAACGGAATATTCCTTTCTACCATCGCTCTCGAGTCCTGCACGATTGCTTTTCGCATCGAATCGGAATCGCTGTGGCAGGCTCCCACGGAAAGACGACCACCGCGGCGATGACCTCCTTTCTCCTGGATGCCGTCGGAATGGATCCTTCCGTAATGGTCGGCGGAGAAGTCGCATTCCTGGGAGGAAAGGGCGGAAGATTCGGTTCCGGAGAATTTGCGGTATTTGAATCCGACGAATCTGACGGGACGTTTCTGAACCACGACGCACCCATACGTATTCTGACGAATATAGACGACGATCACCTGGATTACTTTAAGACTCGGGAAAATCTCCTGGCCGCCTTCGGAGAGTTCGTTCGGAAAGGGAGCCGCAGAGTGATCTTGAATTTGGACGATCCGGGGATCCGCGAGTGCTTGCATTCCGTTGATACGAGGGAAAGAATATTCGGTTTTACTGAAATTCTTCCCGACGGATGGAGCAAGTCCATGCAGAGTGCCGCCTCGGATTCCTCGGTTCCGTACAAGCTGGAAAGCGGAACACTTACGTTTCTATACCGGGCGGAAGAGATTTCTTTTCGGTCCAAATTTCCCGGAGCACATTATCTCCGGAACTCTCTTGCGGCAGTGATGGCGGGAATAGAAGCGGGGATTCCTGCAAAACGAGGAGCGGAGGTCGTTTCCGGTTATTCCGGAGTAAAGCGAAGGTTGGAATTCATGGGCTCCAAATCGGGAGTGGACGTGTATGACGATTACGGTCATCATCCCACGGAAGTTCGCGCGGTGCTTGCTTCTATGCGGGAAATGTCTGCGACCGGAGGAAAGACAATCGTTCTCTTCCAACCTCACCGCTATACCCGCACTGAAAACCTCTACAAGGAGTTTGCGGAAAGTTTGGACACGGGCGATCTGGTCTATCTGTTACCGATCTATTCCGCCGGAGAAGATCCCATTTCCGGTGTCGGTTCCGAGTTGATCGCAAAGTCCATGAAAAAGAAAGTTCAGATATTAAGCGAAGACGTTCAGGCCGGTTGCAAGGAATTGAGCCTTTGCTTGGAAAAAGGGGACAAGCTGCTGACATTGGGAGCGGGAAACGTCCGGGATTGGGGACTCCAGTTCCTTTCCTATTCGAAAGCGGATTCCGGCATTTCTCCAGTATAA
- the purE gene encoding 5-(carboxyamino)imidazole ribonucleotide mutase, which translates to MQPKVAIIMGSHSDWETMKESVLVLEALGVPCHKEIVSAHRSPELMVDFAKTAKSKGFEIIIAGAGGAAHLPGMVASLTDLPVLGVPVKSSQLNGLDSLLSIAQMPGGVPVGTLAIGAAGAKNAGLLAARILALRDESLARKLEEYRTKLREEALSKNDLLS; encoded by the coding sequence GTGCAACCGAAAGTAGCGATCATTATGGGAAGCCATTCCGATTGGGAAACGATGAAGGAATCGGTCCTCGTTCTCGAAGCGCTGGGAGTTCCTTGTCATAAGGAAATCGTCTCCGCCCATCGTTCTCCCGAATTGATGGTCGATTTCGCAAAAACGGCCAAGTCTAAGGGATTCGAAATCATCATTGCGGGCGCAGGGGGCGCGGCCCACCTTCCAGGAATGGTCGCTTCTCTTACGGATCTTCCGGTATTAGGAGTTCCGGTAAAATCCTCCCAGTTGAACGGACTGGACAGCCTACTCTCCATCGCGCAAATGCCCGGCGGAGTTCCCGTAGGGACCCTCGCCATAGGGGCAGCCGGGGCGAAAAATGCCGGGCTGTTAGCGGCCAGAATCCTTGCTCTGCGGGATGAAAGCTTGGCTCGTAAGCTCGAAGAATATCGCACGAAACTTCGGGAAGAAGCCTTATCTAAAAACGATCTTCTATCATGA
- a CDS encoding 5-(carboxyamino)imidazole ribonucleotide synthase, whose amino-acid sequence MNKTLLPPSRLGLMGSGQLGRMFAQEAIRMGYRTSVYSPERNSPAFLAGAEETVAPYEDEDALLKYLQGLDALTFEFENIPNAELNLIQKFSEKNGLRVYPSPECIRIAQHRIREKSTFRKLGLPTVAFYPITNRSEALAAVESCKFPAILKTSSFGYDGKGQTKYRNREEFRFWAESIGSEPLDLILEEYFDFEKEASVILARNTEGKIFCFPPSENFHKNHILDLTVHPGRFSQNVKEGMKEAAIRLAEGINYAGVFGLEFFVKGNVFILNEFAPRPHNSGHFSQDAAGISQFELQVRILAGLPLPDSNPALPSSMKNILGQDYEPTSEKWTKYLSDSRYTLHLYGKSDPRKDRKMGHWNYTGEMPESAFE is encoded by the coding sequence ATGAATAAAACCCTATTGCCTCCTTCACGTCTAGGACTCATGGGTTCCGGACAGCTCGGAAGAATGTTCGCGCAAGAAGCGATCCGGATGGGATACAGAACCTCCGTTTACTCTCCGGAGAGGAACAGTCCCGCATTTCTGGCGGGAGCCGAGGAAACGGTGGCCCCGTACGAAGACGAAGACGCGTTACTGAAATACCTGCAGGGTTTGGACGCTCTGACTTTCGAATTCGAAAACATTCCGAACGCCGAATTGAATCTGATTCAGAAATTTTCCGAGAAGAACGGACTCAGAGTCTATCCGTCTCCGGAATGCATTCGGATCGCCCAGCATAGGATCCGCGAAAAATCCACCTTTCGCAAATTGGGTTTGCCCACTGTCGCCTTTTATCCGATCACGAATCGATCGGAAGCCTTAGCTGCCGTCGAGTCCTGCAAGTTCCCGGCAATCTTAAAAACCTCTTCCTTCGGTTACGACGGAAAAGGCCAGACAAAGTACAGGAATAGGGAAGAGTTCCGATTCTGGGCGGAATCGATCGGCAGCGAACCTTTGGATCTTATTTTGGAGGAATATTTCGACTTTGAAAAGGAAGCCTCCGTGATCCTAGCGAGAAACACTGAAGGAAAAATCTTCTGTTTTCCGCCTTCCGAAAATTTTCATAAGAACCATATTCTCGACCTCACCGTCCATCCTGGACGTTTCTCCCAGAATGTAAAAGAAGGAATGAAAGAAGCCGCAATCCGTTTGGCGGAAGGGATAAATTACGCGGGAGTCTTCGGGCTGGAATTTTTCGTAAAGGGTAACGTATTCATATTAAACGAATTCGCACCCCGCCCCCATAATTCCGGTCATTTTTCCCAGGACGCAGCCGGGATTTCCCAGTTCGAATTGCAGGTACGTATTCTTGCCGGACTTCCCCTGCCGGATTCGAACCCAGCCCTTCCTAGTTCGATGAAGAATATCCTTGGACAGGATTACGAACCTACTTCCGAAAAATGGACGAAATATCTTTCCGATTCCAGATATACGTTGCACCTGTACGGAAAATCCGATCCCAGAAAGGATCGAAAAATGGGTCACTGGAATTATACTGGAGAAATGCCGGAATCCGCTTTCGAATAG
- a CDS encoding UDP-N-acetylglucosamine--N-acetylmuramyl-(pentapeptide) pyrophosphoryl-undecaprenol N-acetylglucosamine transferase, whose protein sequence is MRSVLIAAGGTGGHISPGVALAEVLVSAKETYGFDKVYIHSLYRNKDNPDLKQAPCEVLWHNTPNLSGNFLLLPFRYVFHLLKSWFQFSRLGVDAVIGMGGYSSFPALLFGLIFRKQILLCEQNCIPGSVNRIFFRFAKKAAFSFPPKSVQLSCEWEILGNPLRKKAVPKLTLKFGEKWDPKKKKQFNVLVMGGSQGARQINNIVVNLMKHDFIQERFRFRMLTGTALYDEVSKKTKMADLISYSDNMAEHYEWANLVVARSGSGVLSECAAFALPMILIPYPFAKDDHQTANAKYMEANGAAVVIEQKDEDESRLFQVLNDFAENPQVLNDISVKSLECSHVDAAEETIRFFFGKG, encoded by the coding sequence ATGAGATCCGTCCTGATCGCCGCCGGAGGTACCGGCGGACACATATCTCCAGGGGTCGCGCTTGCGGAAGTCCTGGTTTCCGCAAAAGAAACGTACGGTTTCGACAAGGTCTATATCCATTCCCTTTATCGCAATAAGGACAATCCGGACCTGAAGCAGGCGCCTTGCGAAGTTCTCTGGCACAATACTCCGAATCTTTCCGGGAATTTTCTGTTATTACCCTTCCGTTATGTGTTCCATTTGCTCAAATCCTGGTTTCAATTCTCCAGATTAGGTGTCGATGCGGTGATCGGAATGGGAGGATACTCCAGTTTTCCCGCGCTACTGTTCGGCTTGATCTTCCGAAAGCAGATCTTGTTATGCGAACAAAATTGTATACCGGGTAGCGTAAATCGGATCTTCTTCCGATTCGCCAAAAAAGCGGCTTTCAGTTTTCCTCCTAAGTCTGTACAACTTTCCTGCGAGTGGGAGATCTTGGGCAATCCGCTTCGAAAGAAGGCCGTTCCTAAGTTGACCCTGAAGTTCGGCGAAAAATGGGATCCGAAGAAAAAGAAACAATTTAACGTTTTAGTGATGGGCGGTTCTCAAGGAGCCAGACAAATCAATAATATCGTGGTGAATCTGATGAAGCACGACTTCATCCAAGAACGATTCCGTTTTAGAATGCTGACCGGAACCGCACTTTACGACGAGGTCTCCAAAAAAACCAAGATGGCGGATCTGATTTCGTACTCGGACAATATGGCCGAGCATTACGAATGGGCCAATCTGGTTGTCGCGCGTTCCGGTTCCGGCGTACTTTCGGAATGCGCCGCCTTTGCCCTTCCAATGATTCTGATTCCTTACCCGTTCGCAAAGGATGACCATCAGACCGCCAACGCGAAATACATGGAAGCGAACGGTGCCGCGGTCGTGATCGAACAGAAAGACGAGGACGAAAGCAGATTGTTCCAAGTGTTGAACGATTTTGCTGAGAATCCTCAGGTGTTGAACGATATCTCCGTCAAGTCCTTGGAATGTTCCCACGTGGACGCGGCAGAAGAAACGATTCGATTTTTCTTCGGAAAGGGTTGA